From Nguyenibacter vanlangensis, one genomic window encodes:
- the ribH gene encoding 6,7-dimethyl-8-ribityllumazine synthase, which translates to MSTNRPTTTPDLTFATMPRLAIVVSRFNETVTHGLRDGALEWLREHDITVADEDVLYAPGAYELPLLAQTLARTGRYEGVICLGCVIKGDTAHFEFISLGAAVGLMQASLATEVPVAFGVLTTYTDAQAVERSRTDEHNKGREAAAACVESLALIRRIRG; encoded by the coding sequence ATGAGCACCAATCGACCGACCACGACCCCCGACCTGACCTTTGCGACGATGCCGCGCCTGGCGATCGTGGTCAGCCGTTTCAACGAGACGGTGACCCACGGGCTGCGCGACGGGGCGCTGGAATGGCTGCGCGAGCATGACATCACCGTGGCGGACGAGGACGTGCTGTATGCGCCCGGCGCCTATGAGCTGCCGCTGCTGGCGCAGACGCTGGCGCGCACCGGGCGCTATGAGGGCGTGATCTGCCTGGGCTGCGTCATCAAGGGCGATACGGCGCATTTCGAGTTCATCAGCCTGGGGGCGGCGGTGGGGCTGATGCAGGCCTCGCTGGCCACCGAGGTGCCGGTCGCGTTCGGGGTGCTGACTACCTATACCGACGCGCAGGCGGTGGAGCGCTCGCGCACGGACGAGCACAACAAGGGGCGCGAGGCGGCGGCGGCCTGTGTCGAGAGCCTGGCGCTGATCCGGCGGATCAGGGGCTGA
- the ribD gene encoding bifunctional diaminohydroxyphosphoribosylaminopyrimidine deaminase/5-amino-6-(5-phosphoribosylamino)uracil reductase RibD, with the protein MEAADDPVGSSRVFPSPPGLAHIDLAFRAALDEAVRHMGATAPNPPVGCAILDADGTILTVAAHHRAGAAHAEALALRQCADQGLMDRAAIAVVTLEPCNHTGRTGPCSEAILASPIRTVWIGAADPNPRVAGGGGERLRAAGCAVHGLAERDDPAGLALAADCRALIAPFVHWSRTGRAWLTVKQALDAQGSMIPPAGRTTFTSDAALTLAHRLRRATDAVVTGSGTVLADRPGLDVRRVADHAGRAARVLAVCDRRGRVPEDWRAAAAGRGFEIVTCDDIARLPEMLGAAGVLWALVEAGPTLLAAVRAEGVWDDWLTIRAGAESGEKLCFATRRGEETPLRLLLGPARDRFVEETCFPAS; encoded by the coding sequence ATGGAGGCGGCTGACGATCCGGTCGGGTCGTCGCGCGTATTCCCCTCCCCTCCCGGATTGGCGCATATCGACCTGGCGTTCCGCGCGGCGCTGGACGAGGCCGTGCGCCATATGGGCGCGACGGCGCCCAACCCCCCCGTCGGCTGCGCCATCCTGGATGCCGACGGGACGATCCTGACCGTTGCCGCCCATCATCGCGCGGGTGCCGCGCACGCCGAGGCCCTAGCCCTGCGCCAATGTGCCGACCAGGGGCTGATGGACCGCGCGGCGATCGCGGTCGTGACGCTGGAACCCTGCAACCATACCGGCCGTACCGGCCCCTGTTCCGAAGCCATCCTGGCATCGCCGATCCGCACCGTCTGGATCGGCGCGGCGGATCCCAATCCCCGGGTCGCGGGCGGTGGGGGCGAGAGGCTGCGCGCGGCCGGGTGTGCCGTGCACGGGCTGGCCGAGCGGGATGATCCGGCGGGCCTGGCGCTGGCGGCGGACTGCCGCGCGCTGATTGCGCCCTTCGTCCATTGGTCGCGCACCGGCCGTGCGTGGCTGACGGTCAAGCAGGCGCTGGATGCCCAAGGGTCGATGATCCCGCCGGCGGGGCGGACGACGTTTACCTCGGACGCGGCGCTGACGCTGGCGCATCGGCTGCGGCGGGCGACCGATGCGGTGGTGACGGGCAGCGGCACGGTGCTGGCGGACCGGCCGGGGCTGGATGTGCGCCGGGTGGCGGACCATGCAGGGCGGGCGGCGCGGGTGCTGGCGGTGTGCGACCGGCGCGGGCGGGTGCCTGAGGATTGGCGCGCGGCGGCGGCGGGGCGGGGGTTCGAGATCGTGACCTGCGACGACATCGCGCGGCTGCCGGAGATGCTGGGGGCGGCGGGGGTGTTGTGGGCGCTGGTCGAGGCGGGGCCGACGCTGCTGGCGGCGGTGCGGGCCGAGGGGGTCTGGGATGACTGGCTGACCATCCGGGCCGGGGCGGAAAGTGGGGAAAAGTTGTGTTTTGCGACGCGGCGCGGGGAGGAGACGCCGTTGCGGCTGCTGCTCGGGCCGGCGCGCGATCGTTTCGTGGAGGAAACATGTTTTCCGGCATCATAG
- a CDS encoding riboflavin synthase has product MFSGIIEYLGTVTAARRGERALHAAIATGIGDLSLGESIAVNGVCLTVTAFDDGGNASFFISAETLDRTSLGQLRAGGRVNLERAVTPATRLSGHIVQGHVDGTGRLLSVEMAGEARRVVFAVPWALRRYLVEKGSITLDGISLTVNEIGAAGADEAGPDGFPVALMIIPHTWTHTNLGTLAPGDAVNIEVDVIAKYVESLCQYRS; this is encoded by the coding sequence ATGTTTTCCGGCATCATAGAGTATCTGGGCACGGTCACGGCGGCGCGCCGGGGGGAGCGGGCGCTGCATGCCGCGATCGCCACGGGGATCGGCGACCTGTCGCTGGGCGAGAGCATCGCCGTCAACGGCGTCTGCCTGACGGTGACCGCGTTCGACGATGGGGGGAACGCGTCCTTCTTCATCAGTGCCGAGACGCTGGACCGGACCAGCCTGGGCCAGTTGCGCGCGGGCGGGCGGGTCAACCTGGAGCGGGCCGTCACCCCGGCCACCCGGCTGTCGGGCCATATCGTGCAGGGCCATGTGGACGGCACCGGCCGGCTGCTGTCGGTCGAGATGGCGGGAGAGGCGCGGCGCGTGGTGTTCGCCGTGCCGTGGGCGCTGCGCCGCTATCTGGTCGAGAAAGGGTCGATCACGCTGGACGGGATCAGCCTGACGGTGAACGAGATCGGGGCGGCCGGCGCGGACGAGGCGGGGCCGGACGGGTTTCCGGTCGCGCTGATGATCATTCCCCATACCTGGACCCATACCAACCTGGGCACGCTTGCCCCCGGCGACGCGGTGAATATCGAGGTCGACGTGATCGCGAAATATGTGGAGAGCCTATGTCAATACCGGTCATGA
- a CDS encoding MMPL family transporter: MLSLPIGRLVAACSRRAILVLLLFAVLVGGALAVSMRRLDVTTDTSTMFSAKLPWKTRSDTLARLFPQQQDQLVAVIDADLPEEAQETARALAAQLRQDGAHFLSVNVPQQNPYLVDHGLLFLDPKNLQAVLDSTVTAQPFLGGLAADPSGRGLFDALSLIALGVAQGQADLKGFRPALEAFAAMLEQAADGQAQPLSWERMLSGSLADLGGQYVFVVTQPRLDYGSFQPGGAATEAMQRAIAGLEFVRSGHARVHLTGDVQINDEEFATVAQGMVAGLVGSLLLVTLWLFLAVRTWRIIVPIVITLVSGLMLTTGFAALAVGTLNLISVAFAILFVGIAVDFAIQFSVRFRAQRLPDGSVPPVQSALEQTGVETGHQILVAAMATMAGFLAFTPTAFVGVAQLGLIAGFGMVIAFLCTVTLLPALLRLFRPAPTHRATGFAFARPMDRALRVRRVPVLSVFVFLAVLGAALSPMLSFDADPLHTKNPHSEGMLTLKLLMRDPQSSPYDAQVLVGDLAQAQALAARLSRLPLVDDAMWLGSLVPEDQTAKLAMIQDAASILLPTLVVPNPAPAPDAAALRRSAAKTAHALGGVLDKLPAGDPLRRIQAALARLAQAPDGQIMAADRALVRFLPGQLDLLRRMLSAQKVGIGDIPPSIRQDYLLPDGRALVSVHPRAGMDSDAALRRYVAQIRSVAPDAGGNAIDIVESATTMVHAFVFAALSAIVMIAAILLVALRRLLDMALVLAPLLLSALMTVVVVVLLPEQLNFANIIALPLLLGVGVSFNIYFVMNWRAGVRSPLSSPTARAVLFSALTTGTAFGSLAASHHPGTASMGRLLLLSLACTLLATLVFVPALLPKRVIDER; this comes from the coding sequence ATGCTGTCCTTGCCGATCGGCCGCCTGGTGGCGGCCTGTTCCCGCCGTGCCATTCTGGTCCTGCTGCTGTTCGCGGTGCTGGTGGGTGGGGCGCTGGCCGTCAGCATGCGGCGCCTGGACGTGACGACCGACACCAGCACCATGTTCTCGGCCAAGCTGCCGTGGAAGACGCGGTCGGACACGCTGGCGCGGCTGTTTCCGCAGCAGCAGGACCAGTTGGTGGCGGTGATCGATGCCGACCTGCCCGAAGAGGCGCAGGAGACGGCGCGCGCGCTGGCCGCGCAGTTGCGGCAGGACGGCGCGCATTTCCTGTCGGTCAACGTGCCGCAGCAGAATCCGTACCTGGTCGATCATGGGCTGCTGTTCCTGGACCCGAAGAACCTGCAGGCGGTGCTGGATTCGACCGTGACGGCACAGCCTTTCCTGGGGGGGCTGGCGGCCGATCCGTCGGGGCGCGGGCTGTTCGACGCGCTGTCGCTGATCGCGCTGGGGGTGGCGCAGGGCCAGGCGGACCTGAAGGGTTTTCGGCCGGCGCTGGAGGCGTTCGCCGCCATGCTGGAGCAGGCGGCCGACGGCCAGGCCCAGCCGCTGTCCTGGGAGCGGATGCTGTCGGGCAGCCTGGCCGACCTGGGCGGGCAATATGTGTTCGTCGTGACCCAGCCGCGGCTGGATTACGGGTCGTTCCAGCCGGGCGGCGCGGCCACCGAGGCCATGCAGCGGGCGATCGCCGGGCTGGAATTCGTGCGGTCGGGCCATGCGCGGGTGCATCTGACCGGCGACGTGCAGATCAATGACGAGGAATTCGCCACCGTGGCCCAGGGGATGGTCGCGGGGCTGGTCGGGTCGCTGCTGCTGGTGACGCTGTGGCTGTTCCTGGCGGTGCGGACCTGGCGGATCATCGTGCCAATCGTGATTACGCTGGTGTCGGGCCTGATGCTGACGACGGGGTTCGCGGCGCTGGCGGTGGGCACGCTGAACCTGATTTCGGTGGCCTTCGCGATCCTGTTCGTGGGGATCGCGGTGGATTTCGCGATCCAGTTTTCGGTGCGGTTCCGCGCGCAGCGCCTGCCGGACGGGTCGGTGCCGCCGGTCCAGTCGGCGCTGGAGCAGACGGGGGTGGAGACCGGGCACCAGATCCTGGTGGCCGCCATGGCGACGATGGCGGGGTTCCTGGCCTTTACGCCCACGGCCTTCGTCGGGGTGGCGCAACTGGGGCTGATTGCCGGGTTCGGCATGGTGATCGCCTTCCTCTGCACCGTGACCCTGCTGCCGGCGCTGCTGCGGCTGTTCCGGCCGGCGCCGACGCATCGGGCGACGGGCTTTGCCTTCGCGCGGCCGATGGACCGGGCGCTACGCGTGCGGCGGGTGCCGGTGCTGAGCGTCTTCGTCTTCCTGGCGGTGCTGGGGGCGGCGCTGAGTCCGATGCTGTCGTTCGATGCCGACCCGCTGCATACCAAGAACCCGCATTCGGAGGGGATGCTGACGCTGAAGCTGCTGATGCGCGACCCGCAATCCTCGCCCTATGACGCGCAGGTGCTGGTGGGGGACCTGGCGCAGGCCCAGGCGCTGGCGGCGCGGCTGTCGCGGCTGCCGCTGGTGGACGACGCGATGTGGCTGGGGTCCCTGGTGCCGGAGGACCAGACGGCCAAGCTGGCGATGATCCAGGATGCGGCGTCGATCCTGCTGCCGACGCTGGTGGTGCCGAACCCCGCCCCGGCGCCGGATGCCGCAGCACTGCGCCGGTCGGCGGCCAAGACGGCGCACGCCCTGGGCGGGGTGCTGGACAAGCTGCCGGCGGGCGATCCGCTGCGGCGGATCCAGGCGGCGCTGGCGCGGCTGGCGCAGGCGCCGGACGGGCAGATCATGGCCGCCGACCGCGCGCTGGTGCGGTTTCTGCCTGGGCAGTTGGACCTGCTGCGCCGGATGCTGTCGGCGCAGAAGGTGGGGATCGGCGATATTCCGCCGTCGATCCGGCAGGATTACCTGCTGCCGGACGGGCGGGCGCTGGTGTCGGTCCATCCGCGCGCGGGGATGGACAGCGACGCGGCGCTGCGCCGCTATGTCGCGCAGATCCGCAGCGTGGCGCCGGATGCGGGCGGCAATGCCATCGACATCGTCGAGAGTGCGACGACCATGGTCCATGCCTTCGTGTTCGCCGCCCTGTCGGCGATCGTGATGATCGCGGCGATCCTGCTGGTGGCGTTGCGCCGGCTGCTGGACATGGCGCTGGTGCTGGCGCCGCTGCTGCTGTCGGCGCTGATGACGGTCGTGGTGGTCGTGCTGCTGCCGGAGCAGTTGAATTTCGCGAACATCATCGCGCTGCCGCTGCTGCTGGGGGTGGGGGTGTCGTTCAACATCTATTTCGTGATGAACTGGCGCGCGGGGGTGCGGTCGCCGCTGTCGAGCCCCACGGCGCGGGCGGTGCTGTTTTCGGCGCTGACCACCGGGACGGCGTTCGGGTCGCTGGCGGCGTCGCACCATCCGGGGACGGCGAGCATGGGGCGGCTGCTGCTGCTGTCGCTGGCCTGCACGCTGCTGGCGACGCTGGTGTTCGTGCCGGCGCTGCTGCCGAAGCGGGTGATCGATGAACGGTAG
- a CDS encoding entericidin A/B family lipoprotein, which yields MFQARFGVLPLFRTVFLTAALLGVSAGLSACNTIRGAGQDVSSVGHDVSRGARVTQNAITRATSASPN from the coding sequence ATGTTCCAGGCCCGTTTTGGGGTATTGCCGCTGTTCCGGACCGTCTTTCTGACCGCCGCGCTGCTTGGTGTCTCGGCCGGGCTGTCGGCATGCAACACCATTCGTGGCGCCGGCCAGGATGTCAGTTCGGTCGGCCATGATGTCTCACGCGGGGCGCGGGTCACGCAGAATGCCATCACCCGGGCGACGTCCGCGTCGCCGAACTGA
- the ribB gene encoding 3,4-dihydroxy-2-butanone-4-phosphate synthase, with the protein MTPALSAAVAAIRAGGMVILVDDEDRENEGDLVMAADLVTPAAINFMVTHGRGLVCLPLEAERIAQLGLKMMTEVNSSPRETAFTVSIEARDGVETGISAADRARTIQAAVAHGATPADLVSPGHIFPLRAVPGGVLARPGHTEASIELARLAGRAPAAVICEIMNEDGTMARMADLRPYAARHGLPILSIAELVDWVARQGAQPADPLGRIEKVAEAALPSSYGGEDLVIHAFRAPDGTEHVALVKGDPGRAGVVPLVRLHSECVTGDALGSLRCDCGAQLQEALARIGAAEAGVLLYLRGHEGRGIGLANKIRAYALQDRGLDTVDANHRLGFETDARDWTAAGAILRALGVRTLDLMTNNPAKVVAVERHGFAVRNRVAVAIPPNPFNRAYLDAKRTRMGHQLCAAVSEAAE; encoded by the coding sequence ATGACCCCCGCGCTGTCGGCCGCTGTAGCGGCGATCCGGGCAGGCGGCATGGTGATCCTGGTCGATGACGAGGATCGCGAGAACGAAGGCGACCTGGTGATGGCCGCCGACCTGGTCACCCCGGCGGCGATCAATTTCATGGTCACGCACGGGCGCGGGCTGGTCTGCCTGCCGCTGGAGGCCGAGCGCATCGCGCAGCTTGGCCTGAAGATGATGACGGAGGTGAATTCCAGCCCGCGCGAGACCGCCTTTACCGTGTCGATCGAGGCGCGCGACGGGGTGGAGACCGGGATTTCCGCCGCCGACCGCGCGCGGACCATCCAGGCGGCGGTGGCGCATGGCGCGACGCCGGCGGACCTGGTGTCGCCGGGCCATATCTTTCCGCTGCGCGCGGTGCCGGGGGGGGTGCTGGCCCGGCCCGGCCATACCGAGGCGTCGATCGAACTGGCGCGGCTGGCCGGGCGGGCGCCGGCCGCGGTGATCTGCGAGATCATGAACGAGGACGGGACGATGGCGCGGATGGCCGACCTGCGGCCCTATGCCGCGCGGCACGGGTTGCCGATCCTGTCGATCGCCGAGCTGGTGGACTGGGTCGCGCGCCAGGGGGCGCAGCCCGCCGACCCCCTAGGGCGAATCGAGAAGGTCGCCGAGGCGGCGCTGCCCAGCAGCTATGGCGGCGAGGACCTGGTGATCCATGCCTTTCGCGCGCCGGACGGGACCGAGCATGTGGCGCTGGTGAAGGGCGACCCGGGCCGGGCGGGCGTGGTGCCGCTGGTGCGGCTGCATTCGGAATGCGTGACCGGCGACGCGCTGGGATCGCTGCGCTGCGATTGCGGGGCGCAACTGCAGGAGGCGCTGGCGCGGATCGGCGCGGCGGAGGCCGGGGTGCTGCTGTATCTGCGCGGGCATGAGGGGCGGGGGATCGGGCTCGCGAACAAGATCCGCGCCTATGCGCTGCAGGACCGGGGGCTGGATACGGTGGACGCCAACCATCGGCTGGGATTCGAGACCGATGCCCGGGACTGGACCGCGGCGGGGGCGATCCTGCGCGCGCTGGGCGTGCGCACGCTGGATTTGATGACCAACAACCCGGCCAAGGTGGTGGCGGTGGAACGCCATGGCTTTGCCGTGCGCAACCGGGTGGCGGTGGCCATTCCGCCCAACCCGTTCAACCGGGCCTATCTGGACGCCAAGCGGACCCGGATGGGGCACCAGCTTTGCGCCGCCGTGAGCGAGGCCGCCGAATAG